In Mycolicibacterium mucogenicum DSM 44124, the following are encoded in one genomic region:
- a CDS encoding fatty acid desaturase family protein, which translates to MSINDIAAYARLSPADVESFGLELDTIRADVEESLGAKDAAYIRRAIAFQRILDVGARLQIAGSRSRAGWAVGVVALAYAKAVENMEIGHNVSHGQWDWMNDPEIHSSAWEWDMVGVSAQWRYSHNYRHHVFTNVVGVDDDLGFGVLRVTRDQPWKPAYLWQPLQNLLLALTFEWGIARHGYHTETERAGSQDGKRAAKKSMLIKIARQITKDYVAVPALSLRRWRRTLTANAVANLLRNLWSYVVIFCGHFPDGVQTFAPEVLQSETRAEWYLRQMLGAANFKAGRILAFSSGNLCYQIEHHLFPDLPSNRYAQISVRVRHLCDKYDLPYTTGSLITQYLQTLRTNFRLALPDKGWAAIRG; encoded by the coding sequence TTGTCAATCAATGATATTGCCGCGTATGCACGTCTGTCTCCAGCAGACGTCGAGTCGTTCGGTCTTGAACTGGACACCATCCGCGCCGACGTCGAGGAGTCCCTCGGCGCCAAGGACGCCGCCTACATCCGGCGCGCCATCGCGTTTCAGCGGATTCTGGACGTCGGCGCTCGGCTGCAGATTGCCGGGAGTCGATCCAGGGCCGGTTGGGCGGTGGGGGTCGTGGCGTTGGCGTACGCGAAAGCCGTTGAGAATATGGAGATCGGGCACAACGTCAGCCACGGCCAATGGGACTGGATGAACGATCCGGAGATCCATTCCAGCGCCTGGGAGTGGGACATGGTGGGTGTGTCCGCGCAGTGGCGGTACTCGCACAACTATCGCCATCATGTGTTCACCAATGTGGTCGGCGTGGATGACGACCTCGGGTTCGGGGTGTTGAGGGTGACCCGTGACCAACCGTGGAAGCCCGCATATCTATGGCAACCGCTGCAAAATCTATTGTTGGCCCTGACCTTCGAATGGGGAATCGCCCGTCACGGCTATCACACCGAAACGGAGCGGGCCGGCAGCCAGGACGGTAAGCGGGCCGCGAAGAAGTCGATGCTGATCAAGATCGCCCGGCAGATCACGAAGGACTACGTCGCCGTGCCTGCGCTCAGCCTGCGCCGCTGGCGGCGAACGCTGACCGCCAACGCCGTCGCCAACCTGTTGCGTAACCTCTGGTCATACGTGGTGATCTTCTGCGGGCACTTTCCCGACGGTGTGCAGACGTTTGCCCCGGAGGTCCTGCAGTCCGAGACCAGGGCGGAGTGGTATCTGCGTCAGATGCTGGGTGCCGCGAACTTCAAAGCCGGTCGGATACTGGCATTTTCGAGCGGAAACCTGTGTTACCAGATCGAGCACCACCTGTTCCCCGACCTGCCGAGCAATCGGTACGCGCAGATCAGCGTCCGAGTTCGTCACTTGTGTGACAAGTACGACCTGCCTTACACCACGGGCTCGCTCATCACGCAGTACCTGCAGACCCTACGGACCAACTTCCGGCTGGCGCTGCCTGACAAGGGCTGGGCCGCCATCCGCGGATAG
- a CDS encoding glycosyltransferase yields the protein MRKYTRAGSPSFGILSTFPPTRCGLATFSAALSHGLAVNGADVSVVRVADGACASDSRVIGELTNGSPASVAAAVDLLNQSDVAVIQHEYGIYGGADGDEVLDIIGGLRIPSIVVAHTIPKNPTRHQRAVLEEVVALADQVVVMSDSARGQLRHGFDVDQRKIATIPHGATMPSGLHTGRTGRPTLLTWGLLGPGKGIERVIDAMSALHGLNGQPRYLIAGQTHPRVLAADGEAYREACAERAQRAGVGRAVQFDAGYRDVASLIALMMSAAVVVLPYDSTDQATSGVLVDAIACGRPVVATAFPHAIELLSTGAGIVVGHDDPDAMRSALHSVLTQPRLAGSMAAEARRLAPSMSWPVVAKSYQSVAQRILRRRPEPTWLG from the coding sequence GTGCGGAAGTACACACGTGCCGGCTCGCCAAGTTTCGGGATTCTCAGCACATTTCCACCGACACGATGCGGACTTGCGACATTCAGCGCCGCGCTGAGCCACGGCCTGGCCGTCAACGGCGCCGACGTCAGTGTGGTGCGTGTTGCGGATGGGGCCTGCGCCAGCGATAGCCGAGTGATCGGTGAACTGACCAACGGATCACCGGCGTCAGTCGCAGCAGCAGTGGATCTGCTCAATCAGAGCGACGTCGCGGTGATCCAGCACGAGTACGGAATCTACGGCGGCGCTGACGGCGACGAAGTCCTGGACATCATCGGCGGTCTGCGAATCCCGTCGATCGTGGTTGCCCACACGATTCCCAAGAATCCCACCCGGCACCAGCGTGCTGTGCTGGAGGAGGTGGTGGCGCTCGCCGATCAGGTGGTCGTGATGTCCGACTCGGCCAGGGGACAACTGCGTCACGGTTTCGATGTCGATCAGCGGAAGATCGCCACGATCCCGCACGGGGCGACCATGCCCAGCGGTCTCCACACGGGCCGTACCGGGCGCCCGACGCTGCTGACCTGGGGCCTGCTGGGGCCGGGAAAGGGGATCGAGCGCGTCATCGATGCGATGAGCGCACTGCACGGCCTCAACGGCCAGCCCCGCTATCTGATCGCCGGCCAGACCCATCCTCGGGTGCTTGCCGCCGACGGCGAGGCCTACCGTGAGGCCTGCGCCGAGCGAGCACAGCGTGCCGGGGTGGGCCGCGCGGTCCAGTTCGATGCCGGTTACCGAGACGTAGCGTCCCTGATCGCTCTGATGATGTCCGCGGCGGTCGTGGTGCTGCCTTACGACTCCACCGACCAAGCCACCTCCGGCGTCTTGGTTGACGCCATCGCCTGCGGTCGGCCGGTCGTCGCGACGGCGTTCCCGCACGCCATCGAGTTGCTGTCCACAGGAGCGGGGATCGTCGTCGGCCATGACGACCCCGACGCGATGCGGTCGGCTCTGCATTCTGTGCTGACCCAGCCCCGGTTGGCCGGTTCCATGGCGGCCGAGGCCCGGCGGCTCGCGCCGTCGATGTCGTGGCCGGTCGTGGCGAAATCGTATCAATCTGTGGCACAACGAATTCTGAGAAGACGTCCGGAGCCCACGTGGCTGGGGTAG